A genomic region of Enterococcus sp. 12C11_DIV0727 contains the following coding sequences:
- a CDS encoding DUF5776 domain-containing protein, translating to MDWNANQWGNNAKIQGYKVDMNPKRGSVAYWSAKYHVAWVAAVDGNRVLIEEYNYDYNGNYNSRWIDKNVVDGYIHFKDMSATLPPIDLTNYFTVNPKKVAAKVNSWVYNNKDTFSAATQSREIKKDEMIDIVRIEYSSTGYPRLVTKEGYLSANKNYFVKLPDNINDYITTAQRLVTKENIWVYSDKDTFSAETQVVQIPKDTMIEVKSIIFSKDGWPRLVTDQGYVSANKNYVKPVLGNIDDYITIAQRLVTKENIWVYSDKDTFSAETQVIQIPKDTMIEVKSIIFSKDGWPRLVTDQGYVSANKNYVKPTIDNIDQYVTNIGEVEVKQDIWSYNDKDIFASNTQSVQIKKGTILTVQGIIFSKDGWPRLVTDQGYVSANKNYVSLIN from the coding sequence ATGGATTGGAACGCTAATCAATGGGGAAATAATGCAAAAATACAAGGGTATAAAGTTGATATGAATCCAAAGCGTGGTTCTGTAGCTTACTGGAGTGCCAAATATCATGTTGCTTGGGTAGCAGCTGTGGATGGGAATAGAGTTCTTATTGAAGAATACAACTATGATTATAACGGGAATTATAACTCACGCTGGATTGATAAAAATGTTGTAGATGGATACATTCATTTTAAAGATATGAGTGCAACATTACCACCAATTGATTTGACTAACTATTTCACTGTCAATCCTAAAAAAGTAGCTGCTAAGGTAAATTCTTGGGTATACAATAATAAGGATACATTTTCGGCTGCGACACAATCTAGAGAAATTAAGAAAGATGAAATGATTGATATTGTAAGAATTGAATATAGTTCAACGGGATATCCTAGACTGGTAACCAAAGAAGGCTACTTGTCAGCAAATAAAAATTATTTTGTCAAATTACCCGATAATATTAATGATTATATAACAACGGCACAAAGATTAGTAACGAAAGAAAATATTTGGGTGTATAGTGATAAAGATACATTTTCTGCTGAAACTCAAGTAGTTCAAATTCCTAAAGATACCATGATTGAGGTGAAATCAATTATTTTTAGTAAAGATGGATGGCCACGTCTAGTAACAGATCAAGGGTATGTATCAGCAAATAAAAACTATGTAAAACCAGTACTCGGAAATATCGATGACTATATAACAATAGCACAAAGACTAGTAACGAAAGAAAATATTTGGGTGTATAGTGATAAAGATACATTTTCTGCTGAAACTCAAGTAATTCAAATTCCTAAAGATACAATGATTGAAGTGAAATCAATTATTTTTAGTAAAGATGGATGGCCACGCCTAGTAACAGATCAAGGGTATGTATCAGCAAATAAAAATTATGTGAAGCCAACGATTGATAATATTGATCAGTATGTAACGAATATTGGAGAAGTAGAAGTTAAACAAGATATTTGGAGTTATAATGATAAAGATATTTTCGCAAGCAATACTCAATCAGTACAAATAAAAAAAGGAACAATTTTGACCGTTCAAGGTATTATCTTTAGTAAAGATGGATGGCCGCGTTTAGTGACAGATCAAGGATACGTATCAGCAAATAAAAACTATGTTAGTTTAATTAACTAA
- a CDS encoding DUF1801 domain-containing protein has product MKEIIDINVAKVFEQYPKEYRKPLLQIRELIFNTAAGLASVGELEESLKWQQPSYATRVSKSGSPIRLDRFGAEKIAIFFHCQTTLVEEFRALFSDIFEFSKNRAIVLDPETELPINELTFCIEQALTYHKR; this is encoded by the coding sequence ATGAAAGAGATTATTGATATAAATGTAGCAAAGGTTTTTGAACAGTATCCAAAGGAATATCGTAAACCATTACTACAGATAAGAGAGTTGATTTTTAATACCGCTGCAGGACTGGCTAGTGTCGGTGAGCTAGAAGAAAGTTTGAAGTGGCAGCAGCCATCTTATGCGACAAGAGTCAGTAAATCAGGCAGTCCGATCCGGCTCGATCGCTTTGGTGCTGAAAAGATTGCGATTTTCTTTCATTGTCAAACAACGTTGGTGGAAGAGTTCAGAGCATTGTTTAGTGATATTTTTGAATTTTCCAAGAATCGAGCAATTGTTCTTGATCCAGAAACAGAATTACCAATCAATGAACTAACTTTCTGCATTGAGCAAGCATTAACGTATCATAAAAGATGA
- a CDS encoding coiled-coil domain-containing protein, translating into MKKSILPLLMTCSLVLTSVALPAIASADEVDSKIQQKDQAISGLKSKEADAQSQVAAVQDQVASINEKAETLLAEQGKLRTTSTNLEKEITQLTKRIEKREVAIQNQARDVQVNGGSSSYMDALLNAKSVSDAITRVTAMSTIVNANNNLVKQQQEDKKAVETKKTENEEKLQELQDNQVELEAQKGDLVKAEADLNVLQTTLAAERATAEDQKASLVKEKDAAIAEQARIAEQAKVVAANAKKASEEAAAAKATKPSTTTASSTEESATIGSSTNNNNNTEVVTPPVNNNGGGDGTVDPTPTPDPVKPDPIPDPTPLPPSTGGSAISIAAAQVGKPYVWGAKGPNSFDCSGLVYYAFMNSTGRNVGGYTVAQESAGTRISVAEAQAGDLYFWGSPGASYHVAIATGGGGYIHAGDPSTGVQYSNVGSFTPSFAVRM; encoded by the coding sequence GTGAAGAAAAGTATATTGCCATTATTAATGACTTGCTCATTAGTTCTTACATCTGTAGCATTACCAGCAATCGCATCAGCAGATGAAGTGGATTCAAAAATTCAACAAAAAGACCAAGCGATTTCAGGATTGAAATCTAAAGAAGCTGACGCTCAAAGTCAAGTGGCTGCGGTGCAAGATCAAGTAGCTTCTATTAATGAAAAAGCAGAAACTTTATTAGCTGAACAAGGCAAATTAAGAACAACATCGACTAACTTAGAAAAAGAAATTACACAATTAACAAAACGTATTGAAAAACGTGAAGTTGCTATCCAAAACCAAGCACGTGACGTACAAGTTAATGGCGGTAGCTCAAGCTACATGGATGCATTATTGAACGCAAAATCAGTATCTGATGCTATTACTCGTGTAACAGCTATGTCTACGATTGTTAATGCAAACAATAACTTAGTGAAACAACAACAAGAAGATAAAAAAGCAGTAGAAACAAAGAAAACTGAAAATGAAGAAAAATTACAAGAATTACAAGATAATCAAGTAGAACTTGAAGCTCAAAAAGGCGATCTTGTTAAAGCAGAAGCTGATTTGAATGTATTACAAACAACATTGGCTGCTGAAAGAGCAACTGCTGAAGATCAAAAAGCTAGCTTAGTAAAAGAAAAAGATGCTGCAATTGCAGAACAAGCACGTATTGCAGAACAAGCAAAAGTAGTAGCAGCAAATGCTAAAAAAGCTTCTGAAGAAGCTGCAGCTGCTAAAGCAACAAAACCAAGTACTACAACTGCTTCATCAACTGAAGAATCAGCAACTATTGGTAGCTCAACAAATAATAATAACAATACTGAAGTGGTAACACCTCCTGTTAATAATAACGGTGGAGGCGACGGAACAGTTGATCCGACACCAACTCCAGATCCTGTTAAACCAGATCCAATCCCAGACCCAACTCCACTACCACCATCAACTGGCGGTTCTGCAATTTCTATCGCAGCAGCACAAGTTGGTAAACCATATGTATGGGGTGCTAAAGGTCCAAATAGCTTTGACTGTTCTGGTTTAGTCTACTATGCATTTATGAATTCAACTGGCCGCAACGTTGGTGGTTATACAGTTGCACAAGAAAGTGCTGGTACACGTATTTCTGTAGCGGAAGCTCAAGCTGGAGATTTATACTTCTGGGGTAGCCCAGGTGCTTCTTACCACGTAGCAATTGCTACAGGTGGTGGTGGTTATATTCATGCAGGTGATCCAAGTACAGGTGTTCAATATAGCAATGTTGGTTCATTCACACCAAGTTTCGCTGTACGCATGTAA
- a CDS encoding M3 family oligoendopeptidase has protein sequence MTYSLIWDLDSIFPGGSHSVELEQRLTQLKEQSASYHQLIEQWTPENDADYQKLQEILALHEKISDGFSQCGSFINALSSADTKDKKAKILAGDLFSQLPAIQLAETIFTKKLTEISDEHWQALISLPVFDSIAFRLGEIRRDGMQLLSEQEENIINTLSLDGLNAWSSHYDTIVASILIPFKEGDQTTLLSAGQAFNRMMSDPNPEVREALFIAWEKAWSDKAPLLADTLNHLDGFRLSDYKLHGVTDFLEKPLNYNRMQKETLDVMWATIQKNKQPFIDFLTRKAQLFGKDKMDWQDQDAPIILGDLKEKSYSFDEAAAFILENFEKFSPAMATFAKGAFEKSWIEAEDRPDKRPGGYCTELPETKESRIFMTFGNSINEVATLAHELGHAFHSSVMWDLPALDREYAMNVAETASTFAELIVADATLKKAETPEEKINLLDIKMQNAIAMFMNIHSRFIFENNFYEARQNGLLSEDEITELMLEAQKESYQDSLGTYHPHFWASKLHFFIDDVPFYNFPYTFGYLFSMGIYAYANQQGSGFEGQYIALLRDTASMTSEDLAKKHLDVDLTKPDFWQAGIDQVIKDVNEFLELTEDYIK, from the coding sequence ATGACTTATTCACTTATTTGGGATCTAGATAGTATCTTCCCTGGTGGCAGCCACTCTGTGGAATTAGAACAACGATTAACACAACTGAAAGAACAAAGCGCCAGCTATCATCAATTGATCGAGCAATGGACACCAGAAAACGATGCAGATTATCAAAAATTACAAGAGATTTTAGCTTTACATGAAAAAATTTCAGACGGATTTTCACAATGTGGTAGTTTTATCAACGCATTATCTTCAGCTGACACAAAAGACAAGAAAGCCAAAATTTTAGCTGGAGATCTTTTCTCACAATTACCTGCAATTCAGTTAGCAGAAACTATTTTCACAAAAAAATTGACAGAAATTTCTGATGAACATTGGCAAGCATTAATCAGTCTACCTGTTTTTGACTCCATTGCTTTTCGCTTAGGTGAGATTCGTCGTGATGGCATGCAACTCCTATCTGAGCAAGAAGAAAATATCATCAACACCTTATCCTTAGATGGGCTAAATGCTTGGAGCAGCCACTATGATACCATTGTAGCTAGTATTCTGATTCCATTTAAAGAAGGCGATCAAACAACATTACTTTCAGCCGGCCAAGCCTTTAACCGTATGATGAGTGATCCTAACCCAGAAGTCCGTGAAGCACTGTTTATTGCGTGGGAAAAAGCTTGGAGTGACAAAGCACCCTTGTTAGCAGATACATTGAATCATTTAGATGGTTTCCGTTTGAGCGACTACAAACTACATGGTGTGACGGATTTCTTAGAAAAACCATTAAACTATAACCGGATGCAAAAAGAAACCTTAGATGTGATGTGGGCAACCATTCAAAAAAATAAACAACCATTCATCGACTTCTTAACTCGTAAAGCACAGTTATTTGGGAAAGACAAAATGGATTGGCAAGATCAAGATGCGCCGATCATCTTAGGTGACTTAAAAGAAAAAAGCTACAGTTTTGATGAAGCAGCAGCATTTATCTTAGAAAACTTTGAAAAATTTAGTCCAGCCATGGCAACTTTTGCGAAAGGTGCTTTTGAAAAGAGTTGGATCGAAGCCGAAGATCGTCCAGATAAACGCCCAGGTGGCTATTGTACGGAACTTCCCGAAACAAAAGAATCTAGAATCTTTATGACTTTTGGAAATTCGATCAATGAAGTTGCAACATTAGCACACGAGTTAGGTCATGCGTTCCACAGCAGCGTGATGTGGGATCTCCCTGCACTTGACCGAGAATATGCAATGAACGTTGCTGAAACAGCTAGTACGTTTGCAGAATTGATTGTAGCAGATGCTACCTTGAAAAAAGCAGAGACACCAGAGGAAAAAATAAATTTATTGGATATCAAAATGCAAAATGCCATTGCCATGTTTATGAATATCCATTCTCGTTTTATTTTTGAAAATAATTTTTATGAAGCACGTCAAAATGGACTTTTAAGTGAAGATGAAATCACCGAACTAATGCTAGAAGCACAAAAAGAAAGTTATCAAGATAGTTTGGGAACTTACCATCCTCATTTCTGGGCAAGTAAACTTCATTTCTTTATTGATGATGTTCCATTTTATAATTTCCCTTATACATTTGGCTATTTGTTTAGTATGGGGATCTACGCTTATGCAAATCAACAAGGTAGCGGTTTTGAAGGTCAATATATCGCGTTACTTCGAGATACAGCATCCATGACTTCTGAAGATTTGGCTAAAAAACATTTAGATGTAGACCTAACAAAACCTGATTTTTGGCAAGCTGGGATCGATCAAGTAATTAAAGATGTAAATGAATTTTTAGAGTTGACTGAAGATTATATTAAATAA
- a CDS encoding LacI family DNA-binding transcriptional regulator translates to MANIRDIAKLSGYSVTTVSRVLNNHPYVSEEKRTKILKIMHDLDYIPNAKARDLSSGKSTHIAVMIPYANHPYSEKIVSGILGAAFKEGYKVTLLPTNYDPNIEKQYLDELAAKAWDGMIITSKKISFETIARYLKYAPIICCEDTGDFPISCVSIKREESYIDLFTSLKKQGHSKIALTVGRSETISASTALVLETYQTVIGKFDEVMIVRNCRSFEDGVNAGIHFSKIKELDVIVTNGDDVAAGVLQHIDQENVQVIGEENLLSSQLLGFSTIDHHLDQCGAAAFHLLFEKSNQSIAIPYTFIQRI, encoded by the coding sequence ATGGCAAATATACGTGATATTGCCAAGCTTTCAGGCTATTCAGTCACGACTGTTTCACGAGTTTTGAATAATCACCCTTACGTCTCTGAGGAAAAACGAACGAAAATCTTGAAGATCATGCATGATCTTGACTATATCCCAAATGCTAAAGCCCGTGATTTAAGTAGTGGAAAATCAACTCATATCGCGGTGATGATTCCTTATGCTAATCACCCTTATTCTGAAAAAATCGTCAGCGGTATTTTAGGCGCCGCATTCAAGGAAGGATACAAAGTAACCTTACTGCCTACAAATTATGATCCGAATATCGAGAAGCAATATTTAGATGAATTAGCTGCAAAAGCTTGGGATGGTATGATCATTACCTCAAAAAAAATTTCATTTGAAACGATTGCACGTTATTTAAAATACGCACCGATCATTTGCTGTGAAGATACTGGTGACTTTCCAATTTCTTGTGTGTCCATCAAACGTGAAGAATCATATATCGATTTATTTACTAGTTTAAAAAAACAAGGTCATTCTAAGATTGCCTTAACTGTTGGACGATCAGAAACGATTAGTGCCAGTACTGCGTTAGTACTTGAGACCTATCAAACGGTCATAGGAAAATTTGATGAGGTGATGATCGTTAGAAATTGCCGCTCTTTTGAAGATGGTGTAAACGCAGGCATTCATTTTTCTAAGATAAAAGAACTTGATGTGATCGTGACTAATGGCGACGACGTTGCAGCTGGTGTCTTACAGCACATTGACCAAGAAAACGTACAAGTTATTGGTGAAGAAAACTTATTATCTAGCCAACTGCTCGGTTTTTCTACTATTGATCATCATTTAGATCAATGTGGTGCGGCTGCCTTTCACTTGCTATTTGAAAAATCGAACCAGAGTATAGCAATCCCCTATACTTTTATTCAGCGGATATAG
- the lacD gene encoding tagatose-bisphosphate aldolase: MIKISQAKMDALNRLSNEKGLIEALAIDQRGSLKKMIAAASTMATGEEIVEFKQVASQELTPYASAILLDPEYGLPATKVRDENCGLLLAYEKTGYDTTIPGRMPDLLESWSVSRLKEAGADAIKFLLYYDPDEPAAINKLKHVFVERLGSECLGEDIPLFVEIVTYDTEIIDANSAAFARVKPHKVLESMIEFSKPQYHIDVLKMEVPVNMNYVEGFAENEVVYSKKEALGYFKKQSELTELPFIFLSAGVSTKLFQETLEFAKEAGSKFNGVLCGRATWREGVKPFAAKGEAAGRDWFATQGKENIETLNEIVDRCGTSWRSKVEVE, from the coding sequence ATGATCAAAATCAGTCAAGCAAAAATGGATGCTTTAAATCGTTTATCAAATGAAAAAGGATTGATCGAAGCTTTGGCAATCGATCAACGAGGTTCGCTGAAAAAAATGATTGCCGCTGCTAGTACAATGGCAACAGGAGAAGAAATTGTCGAGTTCAAACAAGTCGCTTCACAAGAGCTGACACCCTACGCTTCAGCGATTCTGCTTGATCCAGAATACGGGTTGCCAGCAACCAAAGTACGTGATGAAAACTGTGGCTTGCTATTAGCTTATGAAAAGACTGGATATGATACAACAATACCAGGTAGAATGCCAGATTTATTAGAGAGTTGGTCAGTTTCACGTTTGAAAGAAGCGGGTGCTGATGCAATCAAGTTTTTACTTTATTATGATCCAGACGAACCGGCTGCAATCAATAAGTTGAAGCATGTTTTTGTAGAACGTTTAGGCAGTGAATGCCTCGGAGAAGATATCCCGCTTTTTGTAGAAATCGTCACCTATGATACTGAAATTATTGATGCAAATTCTGCGGCATTTGCCAGAGTAAAGCCTCATAAAGTATTAGAGTCAATGATTGAATTTTCTAAACCGCAATATCATATTGATGTTTTGAAAATGGAAGTCCCAGTAAATATGAACTATGTAGAAGGCTTTGCTGAAAATGAAGTGGTATATAGCAAAAAAGAAGCGTTAGGTTATTTCAAAAAACAAAGCGAATTAACTGAACTGCCATTCATTTTTCTTAGTGCAGGTGTTTCGACAAAGTTATTTCAGGAAACACTGGAATTTGCTAAAGAAGCTGGTTCTAAGTTTAACGGTGTCCTTTGTGGACGTGCAACTTGGCGTGAAGGGGTAAAACCATTTGCAGCTAAAGGAGAAGCAGCTGGCCGTGACTGGTTTGCCACCCAAGGGAAAGAGAATATCGAAACATTGAATGAAATCGTTGATCGTTGTGGAACTTCGTGGCGGTCAAAAGTTGAGGTTGAATAA
- a CDS encoding RNA polymerase sigma factor — protein sequence MKIDVNLDLVKKAKKGDASAFIQLCENYQIVLYNSAYKLLKNENDVVDCIQETEIQAWQSINQLKKDNTFNTWFFRIMINKAKNILRRRVEEIEIEEKHSQIWFDKNRFEPLSEALNKLSEEHKIPLVLHYYAGFSYKEIAEQLAISPNTVRTRVARGKTKLKYLLEEEYNG from the coding sequence TTGAAAATAGATGTGAACTTGGATTTAGTAAAAAAAGCGAAGAAAGGAGATGCTTCCGCATTTATTCAATTGTGTGAAAACTATCAAATTGTTCTATACAATTCAGCATATAAGCTACTAAAAAATGAGAACGATGTAGTTGATTGTATACAAGAAACAGAAATTCAAGCTTGGCAAAGTATAAATCAATTAAAGAAAGATAATACATTTAATACGTGGTTCTTTCGAATCATGATTAATAAGGCAAAAAATATTTTACGACGCAGAGTGGAAGAAATTGAAATTGAAGAAAAACATAGTCAAATATGGTTTGACAAAAATAGATTTGAGCCTTTGTCAGAGGCACTCAATAAATTGTCAGAAGAGCATAAAATACCTCTTGTTTTACATTATTATGCTGGATTTAGCTATAAAGAGATTGCTGAACAATTAGCTATTTCTCCAAATACAGTGAGGACGAGAGTAGCTAGGGGTAAGACAAAGTTGAAATACTTATTGGAGGAGGAATATAATGGATAA
- a CDS encoding YxeA family protein — protein MKRFCKSIFTTIIILILSVIGLRIYTYNNTSTAAAVIDRLNPFVKNDTLYTMTTAKYEGKYPDAVSKIENFTYIQTCYNKNGYTRKLEYISFGKQLSPGKFLKLEVKGQNVLYWEEIKQQELPESVVPLL, from the coding sequence ATGAAACGTTTCTGTAAATCCATATTCACAACGATTATTATTTTGATACTCAGCGTTATTGGCCTTAGAATTTATACATACAATAATACATCAACTGCTGCAGCTGTGATCGATCGTCTAAACCCATTCGTTAAAAATGATACACTATATACTATGACGACAGCTAAGTATGAGGGGAAATATCCAGATGCTGTCAGTAAGATAGAAAATTTTACTTATATTCAAACTTGTTATAACAAAAATGGGTACACAAGAAAACTGGAATATATTTCATTTGGAAAACAGCTGTCACCAGGCAAGTTCCTAAAATTAGAAGTCAAAGGGCAGAATGTTTTGTACTGGGAAGAAATCAAACAGCAAGAATTACCAGAATCTGTTGTACCGCTATTGTAG
- a CDS encoding GyrI-like domain-containing protein — translation MNYKIEEKAAFAVGGYLQEMPKIEKNENFYEISHFWSNLTENKMNQLMSVTDGTIQCLLGISDSNKAQRESFNYLIGTSVKPRDIKMDSLDLIQFPVSDWAVVECVGAISAGVTALDDKQPFEPNTLMKSKMQMSAPWNNNGLVENTELPRVELYPMGNMESEDYRCELWIPIKKY, via the coding sequence ATGAATTATAAAATCGAAGAAAAAGCAGCTTTTGCAGTTGGTGGATATTTACAAGAAATGCCGAAAATCGAAAAAAATGAAAATTTTTATGAAATATCACATTTTTGGTCAAATTTAACAGAAAACAAAATGAATCAGTTGATGTCTGTAACAGATGGAACTATTCAATGTTTACTTGGCATTTCTGATAGCAACAAAGCACAACGAGAATCATTTAACTATCTGATTGGCACAAGTGTAAAGCCTAGAGATATTAAGATGGATAGTTTAGATCTTATCCAGTTTCCAGTATCAGACTGGGCAGTAGTTGAATGTGTGGGTGCAATTTCAGCAGGTGTTACAGCCTTGGATGACAAGCAACCGTTTGAACCGAATACCTTGATGAAATCAAAAATGCAAATGAGCGCACCTTGGAACAATAATGGACTGGTTGAGAATACTGAGCTACCTAGAGTAGAACTTTATCCAATGGGGAACATGGAATCCGAGGATTACCGGTGTGAATTATGGATTCCAATTAAAAAATACTAG
- a CDS encoding VanZ family protein, whose amino-acid sequence MKKQLKNSNFYIVVAFLIMAVLFYSSSQTYEQQSQVGLLDNLLSNHPFKEQLKGISFSYAGSEVSVQAMGYAKFIEFFIRKGAHFGTYFLLGGSWFIGLNMKIKQPLLISVVAWLTATGYAGLDEYHQMLTGGRTPLFQDVMLDSIGALTAVLLCLIVIGIKKMKKK is encoded by the coding sequence TTGAAAAAACAGTTAAAAAATAGTAATTTTTATATAGTTGTAGCGTTTTTGATCATGGCAGTATTATTCTATAGCTCTTCCCAAACATATGAACAACAATCACAAGTGGGGTTATTGGATAATTTATTAAGCAATCATCCATTTAAAGAACAGCTGAAAGGAATTTCATTTAGTTATGCTGGTAGTGAAGTAAGTGTTCAAGCAATGGGGTATGCTAAGTTTATAGAATTTTTTATTCGTAAGGGTGCTCATTTTGGTACATACTTTTTATTGGGTGGCAGCTGGTTTATCGGATTGAACATGAAAATCAAGCAGCCTCTTTTAATCAGCGTTGTAGCATGGCTTACCGCAACTGGTTATGCTGGCTTGGATGAATATCATCAAATGTTGACAGGTGGACGGACCCCGTTATTTCAGGACGTGATGTTAGATTCTATTGGTGCATTAACTGCAGTATTACTTTGCCTAATTGTGATAGGTATCAAAAAGATGAAGAAGAAATAG
- a CDS encoding YebC/PmpR family DNA-binding transcriptional regulator, with amino-acid sequence MAGHSKWKNIQGRKNAQDAKRGKIFQKLSREIYMAAKVGGADPATNAALRLVMDKAKAANMPNDNIDRAIKKASSTGENEHYDEITYEGYGPAGVAILVYALTDNRNRTGTNVRVAFTRNGGSLGETGSVSYMFDRKGYIAIERSGLSVDEDTMFENVLEAGAEDLETSEEVFEIYTAPEDFTAVRDVLEKDGYNLAQAELTMVPQTLVELEAEQQEQLQILIDKLEEDDDVSEVFTSADL; translated from the coding sequence ATGGCAGGTCACAGTAAATGGAAGAATATTCAAGGTCGGAAAAATGCGCAGGATGCTAAACGGGGGAAGATTTTTCAAAAGTTATCAAGGGAAATTTATATGGCAGCTAAAGTAGGAGGGGCTGATCCAGCGACGAATGCGGCTTTAAGACTGGTGATGGATAAAGCAAAAGCAGCTAATATGCCTAATGATAATATCGATCGTGCAATCAAAAAGGCTAGCAGTACAGGTGAAAATGAGCATTATGATGAGATTACGTATGAAGGCTATGGACCAGCTGGTGTGGCGATTTTAGTCTATGCCTTGACAGATAATCGCAATCGGACTGGAACCAATGTCCGAGTCGCATTTACTAGAAATGGTGGTTCTTTAGGGGAAACGGGTTCGGTCAGCTATATGTTTGATCGTAAAGGCTATATTGCGATCGAGCGTTCAGGTCTTTCTGTGGATGAAGATACAATGTTTGAAAATGTGTTGGAAGCAGGAGCGGAGGATTTAGAAACCTCAGAAGAAGTATTTGAAATTTATACAGCACCGGAAGATTTTACTGCAGTTCGCGATGTTTTAGAAAAAGACGGATATAATTTAGCTCAAGCGGAATTAACAATGGTTCCTCAAACGTTGGTCGAACTTGAGGCTGAGCAACAAGAGCAACTACAAATTTTGATCGATAAACTAGAAGAAGATGATGACGTATCAGAAGTTTTTACTTCAGCTGATCTGTGA